Part of the Pseudodesulfovibrio mercurii genome is shown below.
CGGGCCGCTGGCTAGCTGCCGGGCACGGCCCGGTGCTGGGCCACTTCCACGGGGCGGGCATCGGCCGGGGCCTGGGCCACGGGCCGCGGGGTCTCGTCGCCCAGGGTGATCAGGGTCTCCATGCCGAGCATGGACTTGAGCTTTTCCAGGGCCAGCACCGAACGGCGGGCCTTGTCGTCCAGGACCTCGGCGTAGCCGCCGTCGCGGATGACCTTGGCATAGTCGCTGCTCTGGAGCTTGGGGGCGTCCTTGAAGCGGGCCTCGAAGTTGCGGGCGTACTCCCGGATCAGGCCGTCCATGCGGCTGTCCGGCATGGTCAGCACTGTGTGCAGCCCCTCGGCCAGGTACTCGGGGGTCAGGTCCGGGGACTCCACCACCTTGGCGAAGCTGCGCACGTAGCGCAGGGTGCCGTCATAGATGTGCGAGCGCTGAACCACGTTCATGCCCGCCCAGCCGGCCTTGAGCCACTTGAACAGGAAGACCGTGCTGCGCGGCGCGGCCGCGTCCTGCTCCACGAAGACCTGGACCGAGCCCGAGGCGTAGGTGAAGGTGTCCATCCAGCCGATCATGCCCCGGTTGAGGCCCTCCTGGCCGGAGTAGAAATAATCCCAGCGGGTGTCGTCCAGGATGGCCCCCTTGCGGCCCACTTCGGACTTGCCGTCCTGCTGCGAGACCGAAATGAGCACGTTCTTGCCCTGGTACCGGACCAGGACGATGAGCCGGTTCAGGTCGTAGCCGTAGTAGGCCTCGGCAAAGGAGTCGGGCGTGGTCACCTCGTACTCGCGGCCCCGGACCACCACGGGCGTGGTCTCGTTCAGGGACGGCAGTTCCTCCCACAGCCCCTTGGACCGGGTCAGGAACTCGCAGCCCTGGTGCCAGCCGGACATGCGCAGGACCGCCGGACAGAGCAGGTAGTTGGGGATGTCCGGGTTGTAGAAGAACTTGAGGATGCGCGTCAGGTCCGTGGACACGTCGCGGCGCAGGCAGATGCCCCGGCCGCCGAACCGCTTGGCCGGTTCGATGTCCTTGGGGTCCGCGTCCACGTTGACCACGAAGTCGAGCATGGGCTGCAACGCGGCCACGGACAGGGTCTTGGACTGGTCCTCGAGCACGGCGAAGAGCTGGTCCAGCCCCTTCTCCACGTCCCCGGCCAGGGGCGCGGGCTTGGACGAGAGGTCCACGTCCATGAGTCCCTTGGGTTCTTCCTCGGCCATGGCGGACGCCGCGAACAGGCACAGCGCCAACAGCGCGAGCACCAGGGCCGGGATGCCCGACAAACGGGGCTGTTTCATATTTTCCATAATACTCACAAATAGTTGTTGTCTGGACATGCCCGCAGTCGGTGGGCGTTGCGTTCATTCCCTCAATGCTTCTATGTAGTAATGTTCTCCAATTTTGGCAAGTCGCAACCGCCGATTCCCGCCCGGCCGGATCAATCCGCCGAATTGGTTGGCTTTTTCTTGAAGCCCAGCAGCTCAACGCGGGTCACGGCCTGGCCGCCGAACCTGCGCCGGACCCGATCCACGGCCTTGTCCAGCTCGCTGGTGGCCTCCTGCCGCCGGGGGGCCTCCTCGAAAAGGGTCACCTGCCGGGGCCGGGCCCCGAAGTTGGACACCCCCACCCCGATGAGCCGCACGGCCCTGGGCAGCTTGACCTGCTCCAGCAGCCCGCAGGCCGTCTCGAAGATCACCGCCGTGTTGTCCGTGCGCGCCTCCAGGCTCCGGGACCGGGTGATCTGGGAAAAGTCCGCGTACTTGACCTTCAGGGTCACGGTGCGTCCCTTGTACCCGTGGCGGCGCAGGTCCTCGCCCACCCGCTCGGACTGGGCCAGGAGCCACTTCCTGAGCAGGGCGCGGTCCGTGGTGTCCTCGCGGAAGGTGTTCTCCGCGCTGCAACTCTTGGCCGCCTCACAGGGCGTGACCGGCGTGGGGTCGATGCCGCGCGCCCGGTCGTACAGGGCCGCGCCGTACTTGCCCAGCCGCTCCTCCCAGTACTCCCCGGGCTTGAGCAGGATGTCCCCGCAGGTGCGCACCCCGAGCCGCTTGAGCACCTCCAGCAGCTTGGCCCCCACCCCCGGAATCTTGCCCACGGGCAGGGTTTGCAGAAATTCCGCGACCTCCTCGTGGCGGACGATGAACATGCCGTCCGGCTTGTCCATGTCCGAGGCGATCTTGGCCAGGAAGCGAACCGGGGCCGCGCCCACGGAACAGGTCAGCCCCGTGGCCTCCTTCACCCGCGCCTTGATCCGCCGCCCGATCTCGTCCACCGGCCCGAACAGCCGCTCCAATCCCGTGCCGTCCAGATACGCCTCGTCCACGCTGGCCTGCTCCACCGTGGGTGAAAACTCCCGCAGTGCGTCCATGACCAGGTGCGAGACCTCCTTGTACCGGCCCATGCGCCCCGGCACCAATATGATCTCCGGACACAGCTTGCGCGCCTTGACCACGGACATGGCCGAGTGCACCCCGTACCTGCGCACCTCGTAACTGGCCGCCGAAACCACACTGCGGTCCGAAGTCCCGCCCACGGCCACAGGCTTGCCCCTGAGCTCCGGGTTGTCCATCTGCTCCACGGAAGCGAAAAACGCATCCATGTCGATATGAAGTATCCACGTCCGCATTTTCAAATTTTACCCGGTCCCGCCCCGTTTGTTAAGGGGATGCCTCCGGGCTTCAGCCGTTGGCGAGTCTTCGAGCCCTACGGATGAGGACAGCAGCGATCGGCCAGGGGGGAAACTTTTGAAAAAGTTTCCCCCCTGGCCCCCCCTTCCAAACTTTTTATCGCCGCTTCGCGGGGCAATTCACAACAAAAGGCCTCTGTCCCCCCACCGAGTCAAAGGTCCTGTATTCATTCTTTCTTGAGCGTTTCGGGTGCGCAGCACCCGACAGCGGCTTTCTTACCGCGCTCGCACTAGGCTTTGATTCGCCCCGTCCTGGGGCTCACCCCTTCGGGGCGTTGCGGAAAGACCGCAACGTCCAAATCCGCTGTCCTGCGGATTTATCGAGAGTGGGTCAGCTGTGCATTTTCTTCCGGCCGCGACAACCGCAGCGTGCATCAGCTCTTAGGCCGAGCTTGCTCGGTCTTAGAGATGACGACAGCAGCGATAGCCGTCTACGTGAGAATTGGCGCGGCCGGAAAAAATGTGCAGATGGCCCGCTATCGGAAGCCGCTTACCGCGCAACGTCCATGCACGCCTTAACGAATGCCTTCGGGATTTCCGGATTAGACCCGAAATGAAGGTGGACGTAAGACCCCAACACATTCCACGTCACAAAGCCCTCCGGCTCCTCAAGGGGGCCCTTGCGCCCGGCCATGGCATAGACAGGGTGCAAGAGCTCGGGGTCATGGTCCTGGATGGAGGAATAGTGGAACTCGTGGCCGCGCGCCGTGGTCCCGGCCGGGCCGAGGAGGGTGGCCTCGCGGGCCGTGATCTCGCGGTAGCCCAGAGCGCGGAACTTCTCGTTCATCTCGGCGCGCACCGGGTAGACACCGGCCATGGCGTAGCGGCCCCGGCCGGTGATGATGTCGTTCATGAGCAGCATGAACCCGCCGCACTCGGCGTAGACCGGGCGGCCGGACTCGCAGAATTCCTTGATGTCGCGACGCATGCGCGTGTTCTGGCCGAGCTCGAAGACGTACAGCTCGGGGTAGCCGCCGCCGAGATACAGGCCGTCCAGGTGTTCGGGCAGGTGCGGGTCGTTCAGGGGGGAGAACTCGATCAGGCGCGCGCCCGCCTCGCGCAGCAGGCGCAGGTTCTCCTCATAGTAGAAGCAGAAGGCGTCGTCCCTGGCCAGGCCGATGGTCACGCGCGGCAGCTGGGGCACGGGCTCGAAGGGCGGCACGGCCTCCACCTCGGGCAGGCGCGCCAGGAGCGCGTCCGGGTCCAGGCCGGTCTCGACCCAGTCGGCCAGCCGCTGGTAGCGGTCCATGTCCGGGCCGTCCTGCTCGGGCGTGACCAGCCCCAGGTGGCGCGACGGGGTGGAGATGTCCTCGTCGCGGCCGAGCACGCCGAGCACGGGCACGTCCGGCACCAGGGTCATGGCCTCGCGCAGCAGCTCGGCGTGGGCCGGGCTGCCCACGCGGTTGAATATCACCCCGGCGATGGTCACCGCGGGGTCGAAGTCGGCGTATCCGGCCACCAGGGCCGCGGCGGACCGGGCCATGGAGCGCGCGTCCACCACCAGGATGACGGGCAGGCCGAGGATCTTGGCCATCTGGGCCGTGGACCCTGCGTCGCCCGTGCCCGAAATGCCGTCGAACAGCCCCATGACCCCTTCGATGACGGCCACGTCGCACTCGGCGGCGTAGCGGTTGAAAAGGTCCAGGTTGGTGGCCTCGTCGAGCATCCAGCCGTCCAGGTTGTGGCTCGGCACGGGGTGGCCGTCCACGGCGCAGGCCAGGGCGTGGTGGCCGGGGTCGATGAAGTCCGGGCCGCATTTGAAGGGCTGGACCCGCCTGCCCCGGCGGGCCAGAGAGGCCATCAGCCCCAGGGAGATGGAGGTCTTGCCGCACCCGCTGTGCGTTCCGGCGATGACGAACCCCTTGACCGCGCTCACCATCGCCCCCCTAGACCAGACCCTTCCTGGTCAGGAAATCCATCATCTTGCGCCCCTCCTCGTGGTCCGGGGCCAGGCCCAGGCACTTGGCCAGGGCCTCGGCGCAGGCACCCCACTCCCGGCGCTCGAACTGGGCCCGGGCCAGGTTGTACCAGAGGTTCTCGTCGTCGTTGGAGAGCTCCAGGGCGCGGCGGTAGTAGTCCACGGCCTGGCCGAAGAGCTTCTTCTTGCGCAGGGCGATGCCGTACTCGTTGAAGAGGTGCTTGTGGTCGTCGGAAAAGGCGGTGTCCAGGCCGAGGATGCGGTCGAAGACCTTCTTGGCCTTGTCCTCCTCGTCCCGGGACAGGAGGCACAGGCCGATGCCGAAGTTGGCGCGCACGTTCTGCTCGTCCAGGTTCAGGGCGTTGGCGTACTCGTACTCGGCGGTGAAGTTCTCGCCGCGCTTGCGGAACTTGTCGCCCCGGGCCACGGACTTCTGGACCATGCGCAGGTTGCCGACCACCTCCTTGAAGAGCTGGGGCATGGGCAGGTAGTCGGACAGCAGTTCGTCCTTGGAGATGGTCTCCACCGGGCCGAAGGGCACGTGCCTGTTGTTCAGCCCCTGGAGTTCGATCCTCTCGTCCTCCACTTCCCTGACGTAGTACAGGGCCGCTTGGCTGACCCGCCGGGCCGTGGTGCCCGTGCCGATCTTGGCCATGCGCTCGATGGAAAAAACGCCCTCGATGGGTCCTTGTTCGCTCTGCATTGTCCCTCGTCGTCCGGTGGCTTGCGGGTTTGAAACAGGAGTCGGCCGCGGTCTTCCGGGAAGGATACAACGGATCGGGCCCGATAGGAAGCGTTCTACGCCTTCGGCGGCTCGGGCCTGGGCGCGGTGCGCAGGACCAGGTAGCCGCCCGCGCCCGCCAGCAGGGACGCGCCGAGCACGGCGGTCTTGGCCCCGGCCAGCAGGGCCGGTTCATTGCCGAAGGCCAGGGCGCCAATGAACAGGGACATGGTGAAGCCGATGCCGCCGAGCATGCCCGCCCCGATGAAGTGCCGCAGCGTCACGCCGCGCGGGTACCCCTCGGAGAAACGGACGATCAGCAGGACCATGAGCACGATGCCCACGGGCTTGCCCAGGACCAGGCCGAGCGCCGTGCCCAGGGCCGCAGGCACGGCCTCGGCGGCGATGCCGCCGGACAGGGCCACGCCCGCGTTGGCCAGGGCGAAGACCGGCATGATCACGTAGTCCACCAGGGGGTGCAGGGCGTGCTCCAGCCGTTGCAGCGGGGTCTCGGCGCGGGTGACGATGCGCTGCATGGACAGCAGGGCCGAGTGCATGTCGCGGTTGGTCAGGACCGTCTGGCCCGGTCCGGCCGCCTTGCGGTAGTCCGCGAGCAGCCGGTCGGCGTTGGACGAGAAGGCCTCGGCGTCGCAGCGCGAACGGGCCGGAATGGTCAGGGCCATGAGCACGCCAGCCACCGTGGAGTGGACTCCGGACTTGAGCACGAAGAACCACAGCAGGCAGCCCGCCAGGGCGTAGAAGACCGGAGTGCGCACGCCCAGCCGGTTGGCCCCGAAGGCCAGGGCCAGGCAGGCCGCGCCCAGGCCGAGCATGGTCAGCGAGATATCCGCCGTGTAGAACAGGGCGATGACCAGGATGGAGCCGATGTCGTCCACGATGGCCACGGCGGTCAGGAAGATCTTGATCTGGTACGGCACGCGGTCGCCGAGCAGGGCCAGGATGCCGAGCGCGAAGGCGATATCCGTGGCCATGGGGATGCCCCAGCCAGGGGCCGAGGGCGCGCCGTGGTTGACCAGCGCGTAGAGGGTGGCGGGCACGACCATGCCGCCCACGGCCGCGGCGATGGGCAGCACGGCCTGGCTGCGCGAGGACAGCTCGCCCACCAGGAACTCGCGCTTGATCTCCAGCCCGACCACGAAGAAAAACAGGGCCATGAGCCCGTCGTTGACCCACAGGATGACCGGCTTGGACAGGGCGGCCGCGCCGAAGCCCACGGTGAACTCGGTCCGCCACAGCCCGTCGTAGGAGGCGGCCCAGGGGGAGTTGGCCCAGACCAGGGCGACGAGGGCGCTGGCGATGAGCAGGACCCCGCCCGTGGACTTGGAGCGGAAGAACTCATGGAACGGCATAAGCACCTGTTCGATGGGCTCCACCCCGCAGGTGATGTAGTCGCGTATGGGCATGTCCGGCCTCCGTTTCCGCCGCCGCGCCTCAGACGCGCCGCTGGCCTTCGAGCAGGTGGTCCACGTCGGCCACGCTCATGGGCTTGTAGAAGAAATAGCCCTGCACGAAGCGGCACCCCTCCCGCTCCAGGAATTCCAGCTGGCCCGAGGTCTCCACGCCCTCGGCCACGATCTTGAGCCCCATGGACTCGCCCAGGGAAAAGACCGTGCGCACGATGGCCTGGCTGTCCTGGTCCGTGTCCACGGCCACGATGAAGCTGCGGTCCACCTTGACCACGTCGATGGGGAAGCGCTGGAGGTAGGACAGGGACGAGTAGCCCGTGCCGAAGTCGTCAATGCAGATGTGCACGCCGAGATCCTTGAGCTGCTGCAGTATGTCCTCGGCCACGTTGGGGTTGTCCATGAGGGCGGACTCGGTGATCTCGATGTTCAGGGCGTCGGCGGACAGCCCGGAGTCGTCCAGGGCGCGGGATATCTGCCCGGCGAGCATGGACTGGCCGAAGTGCTTGCCCGAGATGTTGATGTTCACGGTCAGTTCGCCGCCGTCCGTGACCCCGACCAGGGTCTGCCAGCGCCGCACCTGGGCGCAGGCCTCCTCCAGGACCAGGTTGTCGATGGCGTAGATCAGGCCGGTGTCCTCGGCCAGGGAGATGAAGTCGCCCGGCCCGATGATCCCGTGCTCGGGATGGCGCCAGCGGACCAGGGCCTCGAACCCGCAGACCCGCCGGGTGGCCAGCTCCACAATGGGCTGGTAGACCACCTCGAACTCGCGCAGGTCCACGGCGCGCCGCAGGTCGGTCTCCAGCTCCATGAGCTGGAGGGCCTGGTCGTGCATCTTGCGGTTGAAGACCTTGAAGCGCGACTTGCCCAGCTCCTTGGCCCGGTACATGGCCGTGTCCGCGTCGCGCAGGAGCGCCTCGGGCCGGTCGTAGCCGTCGGTCTTGAGGACGATGCCGAGCGAGGCCGAGGTGAAGACCTCGTTGCCGCCGATGGTGAAGGGCTGGCGCACGCCCTCGAGGATGCGCCGGGCGATGGCGATGGCGTCCTTGGGCGCGGAGATCTCCTCCTGGAGGATGGCGAACTCGTCGCCGCCGAACCGGGCGATGGTGTCCACGGACCGGCCGCACTGCTCGAGCACGCGGGCCACCCCGCGCAGCAGCTCGTCGCCCGCGTCGTGGCCCAGCGAATCGTTGACCACCTTGAAGCGGTCCAGGTCCATGTACAGGACCGCGAACATGTGCTTGCGCCGCCTTGAGCGCTCCATGGCCATGCGCAGGTGGTCCAGGAACAGGGCGCGGTTGGGCAGGCCGGTGAGGGGGTCGTGGAAGGCCTGGCGCTTGAGCTGGTCCTCGGCCTTCTTGCGCATGGTGATGTCCTCGATGGACCCCTCGAAGCAGACGATGTTGCCGTTCTCGTCCACGATCTTGCGCGCGTTCTCCGCGACCCAGATGATCCGGCCGTCGCGCTTGCGCACCTTGGACACGAAATTCTTGACCTCGTTGCGCTCCTCGATGAGGCGCAGGAACTCCTTGCGCCGGTCCGGGTCCACGTACATCTGGGTGCCGATGTCGTAGATGGAGCTCATCAGGTCCTCGGGGGACTTGTAGCCGAGGATGCGCGCCAGCGCCGGGTTGGTGTCCTGGAACCGGCCCGAATAGGAGGACTGGTAGATGCCCTCCACCGCGTTCTCGAAGATGGTCCGGTACTTCTTCTCGGCCTTGCGCAGGGCATCGCCGATGACCTTGCGCTCGGCGATCTCGATCTTGAGCTGGGTGTTGGTGCGCATCAGCTCGCTGGTGCGCTCCTCGACCTTCTGCTTGAGGGCGTCGCGGGCCTCCTGCAACTCGCGGGTCTTCTGCCGGACCCGGTCCTCGAGATTGCCGACCAGCTCGGAGATCTGGCCGGTCATGGCCTCCATGGCCCTGGCCAGCTGCCCGACCTCGTCGTCGGACTCGATGGACGGCACCGGACCGAAGTCCTTGACCGCCACCCGTCCGGCGTACTCGGTCAGCTGCCGGAGCGGCTTGGAGATGTTGATGATGAACAGGAAGACCAGGAGCAGGCTGGCCCCGAACAGGATGAGCATGACCACCTGCTGTTCGAGCACGGCCTCGTGGATGTTCTGGTCGATGACCGCGTAGTCCATGCCGATGTGCACGTCCCCGGCCAGGCCCGACAGGATGGGGCTCGACACGTGCAGGAACCGTTTGCCGTCCAGGACCACGTCGCGCAGGATGTGCTCCTCGCGGGTCTCCACCCTGGGGGTCTCGGCCACCAACCGCATGATCCTGTCCGGGATGACCGGCACGAAGGTGTGGGCCAGGACGTTGCCGTTCTCATCGGCCACGAGCACGTAGGAGACCGCGTTGATGGTCAGGTACTGGTCGATGCGGCCCTGAAGGGACCCGGCGTCCTGGCTGAGGATGGTGGCGATGTCCGACTCGGCCACGGACCGGGCCAGGGCCAGGGCCTTGGACTCGTACTCGCGGGTCATCTCGCGCCTGAGCCGGTGGGAGAAGGTCATGGAGGTGACCACCGCGATCACGCCGAAGACCACGACCATGAACAGCAGCGGCTTGACGAACAGCTTGGGGGCCTTCATTTGCGCCACCTCTCCCAGCTGCCGATGGACCGGAACCGGCCGTCCCGGACCGTGGTCAGATAGATGGCGTCGAGCCCCTGGTGACGGCCCGGCCCGAAGCGGGCGTTGACCCCGATGCCCAGGTCGAAGTCGCGGATGGACTCCATGACCTCGGGGATGCGCTCGCGCGACGGATTGTCGCCCATGCGCCGGACCAGCTCGGCCAGCAACCGGCCGTTCAGGAAGCCCTCGAAGCTGACGAAGCTGTAGCGGCGCGGGGAATAGGGCTCGCCCGAGGGCATGATCCCGCCCTCGTACTTGCCCATGACCTCGCGGTAGAAGCGCACGCCGGGCAGGTCGGTCTCCTCATAGCTCGGGACCACCTGGGACTGGATCAGGTCGCGCGTGTAGTCCGTGCCGGTCCGCTCGCTCTCGGCCTTGAGCAGGTCGAGCATCTTGTCGCTGTCGGTGAAGGACAGCCCGGCGATGGGCAGGCCGCACCCCTGGTTGCGGGCGTCACGGATGAAGGCCGCCTGGGAGGCGTAGGTCCCGACCACAATGATGGCGTCCACGCCCGCGTCCATGAGGTGCCGCGCCTCGAAGGTGAAGTCCTGCCCGAAGGCGGCCCCCCGGCGGTAGGCGGCCTCGGCCACGATGTGCAGGCCGTGGGCGGCCAGGGCGCGGCGCACCCCGTCCCAGCCGGTGCGGCCGTAGGCGTCGGACTGGTAGAAGACGCCGACGCGGTCCCGGCCGACGTCGAGGAGGTGGTCCACCAGGGCGCGGGTCTCGTCGAAATAGGAGGCGCGCAGGTTGAAGACGTACTTGCCGAAGGGCTCGGCGCGCAGGGGCTGGGCCCCGGTGAAGGGGAAGAGCATGCAGACGTGCCGGTCCTCGAACTTCTGGAGCAGGGGGAGGACGTGGGTGGCCGTGGGCGTGCCCACGTAGGCGGCCAGGGCGAAGATGTGGTCGCGGACGATGAAGTTGACCGTGTTCTGGAAGCAGGGAGCGGGGTTGTACCCGTCGTTGGCGGGCTTGACCCGGATGGTCCGGCCGTGCTCCCCCGCCCTGGCGTTGTAGTATTCGATGTAGGCCATGAGCCCGCGGTAGTACTCGATGCCCAGTTCCCCGTTGGCCCCGGTGAAGGCCGCGGACATGCCGAAGACCAGCTCGCGGTCCGCCTCGGTCCCGGCCGGGACCGGCGCGGGCCGCAAGAGCACGACGAGCAGCGCGAACAGGGCTGCAACGGGCAGTATTTTCCTCAATTTATCCACGCTAGCTTCATGCCATTCCTGGCATGAAAGTGCAACCGGTGCGGGAGGGTCTCCGAAGGGGCGAACGGGCTCGTTCCGGCCCGGAAAAGGGGACGAACGCGGCCCGGCTCCGGGGTCGGCCTAGAGCGCGTCGATGAATTCGCAACGCAGGCCGCCGTCCCGGTCCACGTGGACCAGGGCCAGGGAGCCGTTCTCGCCCAGGGAACCGGGATTGCAGACCCGCACGCCCTCGACCACGGACCAGTCCCGGGCATGGGTGTGGCCGTAGCAGACCAGGTCGAAATCCGGCCCGAAGGCGCGGGCCACCTGGACCGGCACCTGGGAGCGCGGGC
Proteins encoded:
- a CDS encoding EAL domain-containing protein, whose amino-acid sequence is MKAPKLFVKPLLFMVVVFGVIAVVTSMTFSHRLRREMTREYESKALALARSVAESDIATILSQDAGSLQGRIDQYLTINAVSYVLVADENGNVLAHTFVPVIPDRIMRLVAETPRVETREEHILRDVVLDGKRFLHVSSPILSGLAGDVHIGMDYAVIDQNIHEAVLEQQVVMLILFGASLLLVFLFIINISKPLRQLTEYAGRVAVKDFGPVPSIESDDEVGQLARAMEAMTGQISELVGNLEDRVRQKTRELQEARDALKQKVEERTSELMRTNTQLKIEIAERKVIGDALRKAEKKYRTIFENAVEGIYQSSYSGRFQDTNPALARILGYKSPEDLMSSIYDIGTQMYVDPDRRKEFLRLIEERNEVKNFVSKVRKRDGRIIWVAENARKIVDENGNIVCFEGSIEDITMRKKAEDQLKRQAFHDPLTGLPNRALFLDHLRMAMERSRRRKHMFAVLYMDLDRFKVVNDSLGHDAGDELLRGVARVLEQCGRSVDTIARFGGDEFAILQEEISAPKDAIAIARRILEGVRQPFTIGGNEVFTSASLGIVLKTDGYDRPEALLRDADTAMYRAKELGKSRFKVFNRKMHDQALQLMELETDLRRAVDLREFEVVYQPIVELATRRVCGFEALVRWRHPEHGIIGPGDFISLAEDTGLIYAIDNLVLEEACAQVRRWQTLVGVTDGGELTVNINISGKHFGQSMLAGQISRALDDSGLSADALNIEITESALMDNPNVAEDILQQLKDLGVHICIDDFGTGYSSLSYLQRFPIDVVKVDRSFIVAVDTDQDSQAIVRTVFSLGESMGLKIVAEGVETSGQLEFLEREGCRFVQGYFFYKPMSVADVDHLLEGQRRV
- a CDS encoding DNA polymerase IV, with protein sequence MRTWILHIDMDAFFASVEQMDNPELRGKPVAVGGTSDRSVVSAASYEVRRYGVHSAMSVVKARKLCPEIILVPGRMGRYKEVSHLVMDALREFSPTVEQASVDEAYLDGTGLERLFGPVDEIGRRIKARVKEATGLTCSVGAAPVRFLAKIASDMDKPDGMFIVRHEEVAEFLQTLPVGKIPGVGAKLLEVLKRLGVRTCGDILLKPGEYWEERLGKYGAALYDRARGIDPTPVTPCEAAKSCSAENTFREDTTDRALLRKWLLAQSERVGEDLRRHGYKGRTVTLKVKYADFSQITRSRSLEARTDNTAVIFETACGLLEQVKLPRAVRLIGVGVSNFGARPRQVTLFEEAPRRQEATSELDKAVDRVRRRFGGQAVTRVELLGFKKKPTNSAD
- the nhaA gene encoding Na+/H+ antiporter NhaA translates to MPIRDYITCGVEPIEQVLMPFHEFFRSKSTGGVLLIASALVALVWANSPWAASYDGLWRTEFTVGFGAAALSKPVILWVNDGLMALFFFVVGLEIKREFLVGELSSRSQAVLPIAAAVGGMVVPATLYALVNHGAPSAPGWGIPMATDIAFALGILALLGDRVPYQIKIFLTAVAIVDDIGSILVIALFYTADISLTMLGLGAACLALAFGANRLGVRTPVFYALAGCLLWFFVLKSGVHSTVAGVLMALTIPARSRCDAEAFSSNADRLLADYRKAAGPGQTVLTNRDMHSALLSMQRIVTRAETPLQRLEHALHPLVDYVIMPVFALANAGVALSGGIAAEAVPAALGTALGLVLGKPVGIVLMVLLIVRFSEGYPRGVTLRHFIGAGMLGGIGFTMSLFIGALAFGNEPALLAGAKTAVLGASLLAGAGGYLVLRTAPRPEPPKA
- a CDS encoding tetratricopeptide repeat protein, producing the protein MQSEQGPIEGVFSIERMAKIGTGTTARRVSQAALYYVREVEDERIELQGLNNRHVPFGPVETISKDELLSDYLPMPQLFKEVVGNLRMVQKSVARGDKFRKRGENFTAEYEYANALNLDEQNVRANFGIGLCLLSRDEEDKAKKVFDRILGLDTAFSDDHKHLFNEYGIALRKKKLFGQAVDYYRRALELSNDDENLWYNLARAQFERREWGACAEALAKCLGLAPDHEEGRKMMDFLTRKGLV
- a CDS encoding ABC transporter substrate-binding protein yields the protein MDKLRKILPVAALFALLVVLLRPAPVPAGTEADRELVFGMSAAFTGANGELGIEYYRGLMAYIEYYNARAGEHGRTIRVKPANDGYNPAPCFQNTVNFIVRDHIFALAAYVGTPTATHVLPLLQKFEDRHVCMLFPFTGAQPLRAEPFGKYVFNLRASYFDETRALVDHLLDVGRDRVGVFYQSDAYGRTGWDGVRRALAAHGLHIVAEAAYRRGAAFGQDFTFEARHLMDAGVDAIIVVGTYASQAAFIRDARNQGCGLPIAGLSFTDSDKMLDLLKAESERTGTDYTRDLIQSQVVPSYEETDLPGVRFYREVMGKYEGGIMPSGEPYSPRRYSFVSFEGFLNGRLLAELVRRMGDNPSRERIPEVMESIRDFDLGIGVNARFGPGRHQGLDAIYLTTVRDGRFRSIGSWERWRK
- a CDS encoding cobyrinate a,c-diamide synthase is translated as MVSAVKGFVIAGTHSGCGKTSISLGLMASLARRGRRVQPFKCGPDFIDPGHHALACAVDGHPVPSHNLDGWMLDEATNLDLFNRYAAECDVAVIEGVMGLFDGISGTGDAGSTAQMAKILGLPVILVVDARSMARSAAALVAGYADFDPAVTIAGVIFNRVGSPAHAELLREAMTLVPDVPVLGVLGRDEDISTPSRHLGLVTPEQDGPDMDRYQRLADWVETGLDPDALLARLPEVEAVPPFEPVPQLPRVTIGLARDDAFCFYYEENLRLLREAGARLIEFSPLNDPHLPEHLDGLYLGGGYPELYVFELGQNTRMRRDIKEFCESGRPVYAECGGFMLLMNDIITGRGRYAMAGVYPVRAEMNEKFRALGYREITAREATLLGPAGTTARGHEFHYSSIQDHDPELLHPVYAMAGRKGPLEEPEGFVTWNVLGSYVHLHFGSNPEIPKAFVKACMDVAR